The nucleotide window GAGCGCGCCCGCGCCGAGGCCGGCCGCGCCGACGTCATCGTCACCAACCACGCGCTGCTGGCGATCGACGCCCTGCAGGGCTACCAGGTCCTGCCCGACCACGACGTGGTGATCATCGACGAGGCCCACGACCTGGTCGACCGGGTCACCTCGGTCGCCACCGGCGAGCTCACCAGCGCCATGTGCGCGGCGGCCGCGCGCCGCTGCGGCAAGCTGATCGACGCCGACGTCGCCGACCGCCTGCTGGAGGCCGGCGACGGGCTGGCGCTGATCGTCGACGACCTGCCAGCGGGCCGGATGGACGAGCTGCCGCGGCCGCTGCAGGGCGCGATCCCGGCGGTCCGCGACGCCGCGCACGCGTGCATCACGGCGCTGGGCAGCGACCGCAAGGAAGACGTCGAAGGGGCCACCGCGCGCAAGCTGGCGCGGTCGCTGCTCGACGAGGTGCACGACACCGCGGTCCGGCTGCTGGAGGCGTTCGACGAGGACCAGGCGCACCAGCGCGACGTCGTCTGGCTCTCCGGCGACAAGTACTCGTCGAACCCGCGGCCGCCGGCGCTGAAGGTGGCACCGCTCGGCGTCGCCGGCCTGCTGCGCGAGCGCGTGTTCAACCAGCACACGACGATCCTGACGTCGGCGACGCTGACCCTGGGCGGCACGTTCGACACGATGGCGCGGCAGTGGGGTCTCCCGCCGGGCGCGGCCCGCGTGGAGCAGGCGCCCGGCGCGGCGACGGAGAAGGAAGCGCCGTCGGACGAGTCGGGCCCCAAGTGGACCGGCCTCGACGTCGGCTCGCCGTTCGACCACCGGCGCAACGGCATCCTGTACCTGGCCAAGCACCTGCCGCCACCGGGCCGCGACGGCCTCACACCGTCCACAATGGACGAACTGGCCGAGCTGATCGAGGCCGCGGGCGGGCGCACGCTCGGGCTGTTCTCCTCCATGCGGGCGGCCAAGCAGGCCACCGAGGAGATGCGCGAGCGGCTGGACTTCCCGATCCTGTGCCAGGGCGACGACGCGACGTCGCTGCTGGTCCAGAAGTTCTCCGAAGACGTCCGCACGTGCCTGTTCGGCACGCTTTCGCTCTGGCAGGGCGTGGACGTGCCCGGGCCGTCGCTGCAGCTCGTGGTGGTCGACCGGATCCCGTTCCCGCGCCCGGACGACCCGGTGTCCTCGGCGCGGCAGCGCGCGGTGGAAGCCCGCGGCGGCAACGGGTTCCTCACCGTGGCGGCCACGCACGCGGCACTGCTGCTGGCGCAGGGCACCGGGCGGCTGCACCGCGCGGTCAGCGACCGCGGGGTGGTGGCGGTGCTGGATTCGCGGCTGGCGAACGCCCGGTACGGCGGTTTCCTGCGGGCTTCGCTGCCGCCGTTCTGGCCGACGATGGACCCGAAGGTGGTGCGGGAAGCGCTGCGCCGGCTGGACGCAGCCGCGCCCGCGTGACGCGGTCCGCGGCCGCGCCCGGTACGGTGAAGCCACCCAAGCAACAAAGGGAGCACCGGTTGACCCAGGATTCGTCCAGCGCCCAGTCCCGGACCGTCAGCGTCGACGACACCGGAGTGCGGCGGCGGCTCGCGGACGGCAGCGAAGAGGCCGTCACGTGGGCCGGCCTGTCGTCGGTGATGGTGCGGGTCATCCCCGACGGCCCGTGGAACGAAGACGTCTTCTTCATGCTCGTGGGCACCGACGGCAAGGGCACCGCGGTTCCCAGCGGCGACCCGGCGGCCGACGCGCTCATCGAGCGGCTGCAGGCCCTGCCGGGCTTCGACAACGAGAAGTTCATCGAAGCCATGACGACCGACGCCGACCAGGCCTACGTCGTCTGGGAGTCCGGCCAGAACTAGGCCTGCGGGAAGGTTTCCGTCACCGGGATCCCCTTCTTGAGCGTGCGGCTCACCGTGCAGAGCCGCTCGATCGCGCGGTCCACGGCGCCGACGAGCGCTTCCCGCTGATCCGCCGTCAATGTCGACACGTCGACGTCGAACGCGACGTGCACGGCGTCCAGCTCCGCAGCGCCCTCGCGCCGGTCGGCGTCGACGGTGACCCGGAACTTCGCGTCTTCGCCGATCCGCCGCGTGATCAGCTCTTCGGCGGTCACCGCGTTGCAGCCGGCGACCGCGATCTGCAGCAGCTCCGCGGGCGAAA belongs to Amycolatopsis tolypomycina and includes:
- a CDS encoding ATP-dependent DNA helicase; protein product: MPARTDFPGVLELLTHAVESVGGAERPGQVQMADAVGRAIRTGEHLAVQAGTGTGKSLAYLVPAIRHAVEKEATVVVSTATIALQRQLVDRDLPRLAKALKKPLGREPTFAILKGRRNYMCLHRLDSGAPDEPEDAQLFDPFAVSRLGKEVTRLREWASDTETGDRDELVPGVSDQAWRQVSVTAKECLGASRCPIGTDCFAERARAEAGRADVIVTNHALLAIDALQGYQVLPDHDVVIIDEAHDLVDRVTSVATGELTSAMCAAAARRCGKLIDADVADRLLEAGDGLALIVDDLPAGRMDELPRPLQGAIPAVRDAAHACITALGSDRKEDVEGATARKLARSLLDEVHDTAVRLLEAFDEDQAHQRDVVWLSGDKYSSNPRPPALKVAPLGVAGLLRERVFNQHTTILTSATLTLGGTFDTMARQWGLPPGAARVEQAPGAATEKEAPSDESGPKWTGLDVGSPFDHRRNGILYLAKHLPPPGRDGLTPSTMDELAELIEAAGGRTLGLFSSMRAAKQATEEMRERLDFPILCQGDDATSLLVQKFSEDVRTCLFGTLSLWQGVDVPGPSLQLVVVDRIPFPRPDDPVSSARQRAVEARGGNGFLTVAATHAALLLAQGTGRLHRAVSDRGVVAVLDSRLANARYGGFLRASLPPFWPTMDPKVVREALRRLDAAAPA
- a CDS encoding OsmC family protein, translated to MTLEVERTGEHAFVGRNERGAEVLLGRKGAEGAFSPAELLQIAVAGCNAVTAEELITRRIGEDAKFRVTVDADRREGAAELDAVHVAFDVDVSTLTADQREALVGAVDRAIERLCTVSRTLKKGIPVTETFPQA